In the Verrucomicrobiia bacterium genome, one interval contains:
- the ispG gene encoding (E)-4-hydroxy-3-methylbut-2-enyl-diphosphate synthase — MRYCDSPLVYSRRRAREVVVGDPANGGVIIGGDHPVVVQSMLTCDTMDTAECIQQTLDLVAVGCQIVRITAPTVKDAANLKNIAAELRARGCNVPIVADIHFKPEAAMEAAKWVEMIRINPGNYADSKKFAVKEYSDEQYAAELARIEAKFTPLVKLCQELGRAMRIGTNHGSLSDRIMNRFGDSPRGMVESALEFARIARKNNFHNFKFSMKSSNPKVMIECYRLLVARLEQEGPDWNYPIHLGVTEAGEGEDGRIKSAIGIGSLLCDGLGDTIRVSLTEDSPREIEVCRDLLAQVPALVNTQPVPFTGLPSFDPFTYTRRASPEIELAEGVKCGGDQTVRVVVTRATWEKVAPKVSLKTDVKPEAVYEDLNVLEVDPTTDFSVNCHTQLVSVRDGVSLPPIPAFRLLAARLKRLGSSNPILLKDCLLFESTPLEPKVALLRAAAVIGALLADGIGDAILVRVEPGAGQSLRLAYNILQAAGCRSFKTDYVACPSCGRTLFNLQTITARIKGRTEHLKGVKIAIMGCIVNGPGEMADADFGYVGGAPGKINLYVGKTPIKFNVPEAEAVDRLVDLIKEHGKWSEPEPEPAFAFAETSR; from the coding sequence ATGCGCTATTGCGATTCGCCGCTGGTTTATAGCCGCCGCCGCGCGCGGGAAGTGGTCGTTGGCGACCCGGCCAATGGCGGAGTGATCATTGGCGGCGACCATCCGGTGGTCGTGCAATCCATGTTGACCTGCGACACGATGGACACCGCCGAATGCATCCAGCAAACGCTGGACCTGGTCGCAGTCGGCTGCCAAATCGTGCGCATCACCGCCCCGACAGTCAAAGACGCTGCGAACTTGAAGAACATTGCCGCTGAACTGCGGGCGCGCGGCTGCAATGTCCCCATCGTGGCGGACATCCATTTCAAGCCCGAGGCCGCCATGGAAGCGGCCAAGTGGGTTGAGATGATCCGCATCAACCCGGGCAATTACGCCGATTCCAAGAAGTTCGCTGTGAAGGAGTATTCTGACGAGCAATACGCGGCGGAACTCGCGCGCATCGAGGCCAAGTTCACACCCCTGGTGAAGCTCTGCCAGGAGCTGGGCCGGGCCATGCGCATCGGCACCAACCACGGCTCGCTCAGCGACCGCATCATGAACCGCTTCGGTGATTCGCCCAGGGGGATGGTTGAAAGCGCCCTCGAATTCGCCCGTATCGCGCGGAAGAATAACTTCCATAATTTCAAGTTCTCGATGAAGTCGAGCAATCCCAAGGTGATGATCGAATGCTACCGGTTGCTTGTCGCGCGCCTGGAACAGGAAGGGCCGGATTGGAACTACCCCATTCATCTCGGGGTGACGGAAGCGGGCGAAGGCGAAGATGGCCGCATCAAGAGCGCTATCGGGATTGGGTCGCTGTTGTGCGACGGTTTGGGCGATACCATTCGCGTGTCTCTCACCGAGGATTCGCCCAGGGAAATCGAGGTCTGCCGCGACCTGCTGGCCCAGGTTCCGGCTTTGGTCAATACGCAGCCGGTCCCTTTTACGGGCCTGCCTTCTTTCGACCCCTTTACCTATACGCGGCGCGCTTCGCCGGAAATCGAGCTGGCCGAGGGCGTCAAATGCGGCGGTGACCAGACGGTTCGCGTAGTCGTCACGCGCGCCACCTGGGAAAAAGTGGCTCCAAAAGTCAGCCTCAAAACCGATGTAAAGCCCGAGGCCGTTTATGAGGACCTTAACGTGCTCGAAGTCGATCCCACCACGGATTTCTCAGTAAACTGCCATACCCAGCTTGTCTCCGTGCGCGATGGCGTCTCACTGCCGCCGATACCGGCTTTTCGGCTTTTGGCGGCGCGGCTGAAGCGGCTTGGGTCGAGCAACCCCATCTTGCTCAAGGACTGCCTGCTTTTTGAATCCACGCCGCTCGAACCGAAAGTCGCCCTGTTGCGCGCCGCAGCGGTGATTGGCGCGCTCCTGGCGGACGGTATTGGCGACGCTATCCTGGTGCGGGTCGAACCTGGTGCGGGGCAATCGCTGCGCCTGGCCTACAACATTCTCCAGGCCGCCGGCTGCCGCTCCTTCAAGACCGATTATGTGGCCTGCCCTTCCTGCGGGCGCACCTTGTTTAACCTCCAGACCATCACCGCTCGCATCAAGGGCCGCACCGAGCATCTCAAGGGGGTCAAGATTGCCATCATGGGCTGTATCGTCAATGGCCCCGGTGAAATGGCCGACGCGGATTTCGGGTATGTAGGCGGCGCACCGGGCAAGATCAATTTGTATGTGGGTAAAACACCCATCAAATTCAATGTTCCGGAGGCGGAGGCGGTCGATCGGCTGGTCGATCTCATCAAGGAACACGGCAAATGGAGCGAACCGGAACCCGAACCTGCCTTTGCCTTCGCCGAGACCTCCAGGTAA
- the rseP gene encoding RIP metalloprotease RseP, whose translation MQILKFTLIFLEVLLLFNLLIFVHELGHFLAARWRGLRVDRFAVWFGKPIWKKKINGVEYALGTIPAGGYVSLPQMATMEMIEGKGESSGRPLPPISALDKIIVAVAGPLFSFLLALTFAVVVMVVGRPVSEDSNTTKLGWVDPSGPAWKAGLRPGDDIIEIDHYPIHHWAPPSQDSVMWRIITSQGTHLTIKYRRDGHDYETEALPYKRPTQWYERKALRQLLIAPAHQAIIYEVATNSPAALAGLKQGDEVVAVNGEKAYSFMPVIYEEDLMTNGPIKPVALTVRRGNKQFDTVLMAERPLKPANSSPSFGILAWQGLTNVTLVHPGPFDQVRESTGQILATLGAVFSHKGDIGVQQLGGAVMIIRLYTNLFESPDGWRQVLWWSVVINVNLALLNLLPFPVLDGGHVALALLEAVRRRPISARVLQYLQTACAVILIGFMLFIAFFDTGDWVRSARSNHEQPIVFAPKK comes from the coding sequence ATGCAGATTCTTAAGTTTACATTGATTTTTTTGGAAGTCTTGTTGCTGTTCAACCTGCTGATTTTTGTGCATGAACTGGGCCACTTCCTGGCCGCGCGCTGGCGCGGTCTCAGGGTGGACCGTTTCGCTGTGTGGTTTGGCAAACCCATTTGGAAAAAGAAAATCAACGGAGTCGAATACGCCTTGGGCACAATCCCCGCCGGCGGTTATGTCTCGCTGCCTCAAATGGCGACTATGGAAATGATCGAAGGCAAAGGCGAGAGCTCCGGAAGGCCTCTGCCGCCCATTTCGGCCCTGGACAAGATCATTGTGGCGGTGGCGGGACCGCTGTTCAGTTTTTTGCTGGCCTTGACCTTTGCGGTGGTGGTGATGGTGGTCGGGCGTCCGGTGAGCGAAGACAGCAACACTACCAAATTGGGCTGGGTCGATCCAAGCGGTCCGGCCTGGAAAGCGGGGCTGCGGCCCGGGGATGATATCATCGAGATCGACCATTATCCTATCCACCATTGGGCGCCGCCATCCCAAGACAGCGTGATGTGGCGAATCATCACCAGCCAAGGCACCCATCTGACGATTAAATACCGCCGAGACGGCCATGATTACGAGACCGAGGCCCTTCCCTATAAGCGCCCCACCCAATGGTACGAACGCAAGGCACTCCGGCAGCTCCTCATTGCGCCGGCGCACCAGGCCATTATCTACGAAGTCGCCACCAACAGTCCGGCAGCACTCGCCGGACTCAAACAAGGTGACGAGGTTGTGGCGGTGAACGGCGAAAAGGCCTACAGCTTCATGCCTGTTATTTACGAGGAAGATTTGATGACCAATGGCCCGATCAAGCCGGTCGCCCTGACAGTTCGGCGGGGCAATAAACAATTCGACACGGTGCTGATGGCCGAGCGCCCGCTCAAGCCCGCTAACAGCTCCCCGTCTTTCGGGATACTGGCGTGGCAAGGACTCACCAACGTCACTCTGGTTCACCCCGGGCCTTTCGACCAGGTGCGCGAAAGCACCGGACAAATCCTGGCGACTTTGGGGGCGGTGTTCTCTCACAAGGGCGATATTGGCGTGCAGCAGCTCGGCGGGGCGGTGATGATCATTCGCCTCTACACAAACCTCTTCGAGAGCCCAGACGGCTGGCGCCAGGTCCTTTGGTGGAGCGTTGTCATCAACGTGAATCTCGCCTTGCTCAATCTCCTGCCCTTCCCCGTGCTGGACGGCGGCCATGTGGCCCTGGCGTTGCTGGAAGCCGTGCGCCGGCGGCCCATCAGTGCCCGGGTCCTGCAGTACCTGCAAACTGCGTGCGCGGTGATCCTGATAGGCTTCATGCTGTTTATTGCCTTTTTTGACACAGGGGACTGGGTGCGCAGCGCGCGCAGCAATCACGAACAACCAATTGTCTTTGCCCCTAAAAAGTAG
- a CDS encoding type II secretion system protein GspJ, producing MRAHLENNAAQATSPAGRGGVSHGCGAASNNHSGVGDSAFTLVEVLLALAICAIILVAIQAVFATAVRLRERTSSAVAASQPAERTFEMMRRDLKGAVGPGGFLAGDFKCGVQTVGANMGITGAAAGGSGLDFFSATGQVGDDAPWGDLQEVFYALKASTDSGQPGMELVRYVNRNLLATTLVTPDPQTLLSHISTIDFDCYDGFQWRNYWDTSSGDTNLPVAVRVRIQLAPQEGQAVASMQPLEMTVPLMTVTRTNFTAMP from the coding sequence ATGCGAGCCCACCTGGAGAACAACGCAGCGCAGGCAACCTCGCCGGCAGGTCGAGGCGGCGTCTCTCACGGATGCGGTGCGGCGTCTAACAATCACTCCGGGGTGGGAGACAGCGCATTTACGCTGGTCGAAGTGCTTCTGGCCCTGGCTATCTGCGCCATCATTCTGGTGGCCATCCAAGCCGTTTTTGCGACCGCTGTGCGCTTGCGCGAGCGGACTTCCAGTGCCGTGGCCGCCAGCCAACCTGCCGAGCGGACCTTCGAGATGATGCGCCGCGATTTGAAAGGGGCGGTCGGGCCCGGGGGCTTTTTAGCCGGGGATTTCAAATGCGGGGTGCAAACGGTGGGCGCAAACATGGGCATTACAGGCGCCGCTGCAGGTGGGTCGGGTCTCGATTTCTTTAGCGCAACGGGGCAGGTTGGCGATGACGCCCCGTGGGGGGATTTGCAGGAGGTTTTTTATGCGCTGAAGGCCTCGACCGATTCTGGCCAGCCCGGCATGGAGTTGGTGCGATACGTCAATCGCAACCTCCTGGCCACGACACTCGTCACGCCTGATCCACAAACTTTACTTAGCCATATCTCAACCATCGACTTCGATTGTTACGACGGCTTCCAGTGGCGCAACTACTGGGACACCAGTTCGGGCGATACTAATCTCCCGGTCGCTGTCCGGGTGCGCATCCAGTTGGCCCCACAGGAGGGCCAGGCAGTCGCCTCGATGCAACCGCTGGAAATGACCGTGCCGTTGATGACGGTCACGCGCACAAACTTTACGGCGATGCCATGA
- the gspG gene encoding type II secretion system major pseudopilin GspG: MKIRELTKQTGPSRSGFTLVEMLLVLVILATLAAIVYPKVMGRSEQARVTAAQTQIANFKTALDAFEVDTGYYPKGRNGLGDLLQQPRDAVGWHGPYLESIPKDPWGGDYVYECPGKHNPSSYDISSPGPPGQQSPIGNWPVQSH, encoded by the coding sequence ATGAAAATACGAGAACTGACGAAACAAACCGGCCCGAGCCGCTCCGGGTTTACCCTGGTGGAAATGCTGCTGGTACTGGTCATTCTGGCCACCCTGGCAGCCATTGTTTATCCCAAGGTGATGGGACGCAGCGAACAGGCGCGCGTGACGGCTGCACAAACCCAGATAGCCAATTTCAAGACGGCCCTCGACGCCTTTGAGGTCGATACCGGCTACTATCCCAAAGGCCGAAACGGCCTGGGCGACCTGCTGCAACAGCCACGCGATGCCGTGGGCTGGCACGGGCCGTACCTCGAAAGCATCCCCAAGGACCCCTGGGGCGGTGATTATGTTTATGAGTGTCCAGGTAAACATAATCCCAGCTCCTACGACATCAGTTCCCCAGGCCCGCCCGGACAACAGAGCCCAATCGGCAACTGGCCTGTCCAGAGCCATTGA
- a CDS encoding enoyl-ACP reductase: MLLEGKLGIVFGVANKRSIAWAIAQAWAKAGARLAFTYQGERLKENVEELAGAFGPDTLILPCDVTRDDQIAEIFRTVGDKFGKLHLLLHSVAFAPRDALEGEFVNTSREAFRVAHDVSAYSLVALARAATPLMSDGGSILAMTYYGAKKVVPHYNVMGVAKASLEASARYLAYNLGPSRIRVNCISAGPVNTLAARGISGFTEMLKHYETHSPLKRNVQPDELGAAGLFLASDGAAAITGQVLYVDSGYEIMGMC, translated from the coding sequence ATGTTACTCGAAGGAAAACTCGGGATTGTTTTTGGTGTAGCCAATAAACGGTCCATTGCCTGGGCGATTGCCCAGGCCTGGGCCAAGGCCGGGGCGCGCCTGGCCTTCACTTACCAGGGCGAGCGGCTCAAGGAGAACGTCGAGGAATTGGCAGGGGCTTTCGGTCCGGACACGCTGATCCTGCCTTGTGATGTCACGCGGGATGACCAGATCGCTGAGATCTTCCGCACCGTAGGAGATAAGTTTGGGAAGCTGCATCTGCTGCTGCATTCCGTCGCCTTCGCGCCGCGAGATGCGCTCGAAGGAGAATTTGTTAACACGAGCCGGGAAGCTTTTCGCGTGGCGCACGACGTGAGCGCCTATTCGCTGGTGGCCCTGGCCCGCGCTGCCACCCCATTGATGAGCGATGGCGGAAGCATCCTGGCAATGACCTATTACGGGGCGAAAAAAGTCGTGCCGCACTATAATGTGATGGGTGTAGCCAAGGCCTCGCTCGAAGCCAGCGCGCGGTACTTGGCTTATAACCTCGGGCCCAGCCGCATCCGGGTCAACTGCATCAGCGCGGGGCCGGTGAATACGCTGGCTGCGCGGGGCATTTCAGGCTTTACCGAGATGCTAAAGCATTACGAAACCCATTCGCCGCTCAAACGTAATGTCCAGCCCGATGAATTGGGCGCCGCCGGTCTGTTCCTGGCCAGCGACGGGGCCGCTGCTATCACCGGCCAGGTGCTCTACGTCGATTCGGGCTATGAGATTATGGGGATGTGCTGA
- a CDS encoding GspE/PulE family protein, whose amino-acid sequence MSQTVAQESGFKPLLDKMVAGRQLSATDAEALVRQHGVSAPSISGEEDVLRWLASEYGLSFTDLADVEPDRQLLSLFPARILLKEELLPLRRLNGTVEVATSRLFATQGLDSLKTMTGLNLKPVLACSEAIQREMKKRLGVGADTIGTLGEEGSFQVVDENPEEDTDLDNAAEDASIIRFVNQVLRDAIELRASDIHLEPFEDEMRIRYRIDGVLQDVPVPPQIKRFQPAIVSRLKILSHLNIAEKRLPQDGRIKIRIEDAEVDIRVSVIPMLHGEAVVMRLLRQNSTLRGIVQLGMDTHELDSFQRVLQLPHGIILVTGPTGSGKTSTLYTALNEINDAERKIITIEDPVEYQLKGVNQIQVSEKAGLTFARGLRSILRHDPDVILIGEIRDQETAQIAVQASLTGHLVFSTLHTNDAPGALTRLVDMGVEPYLVASSLEAVLAQRLVRVLCVHCKREDQSPAAMAFKEQVGIPASTTIYTSVGCRECRQTGFFGRHAIFEWMDSNNEIRQLILKNGSSDLIRDAARRAGMRTLAEDGWRLVALGVTTVEEVLSVTTAKEVAATKKSIAVGGAPHENSPAEAALSRR is encoded by the coding sequence ATGAGCCAGACCGTAGCGCAGGAAAGCGGCTTCAAACCGCTGCTTGATAAGATGGTCGCTGGCCGGCAATTGTCGGCCACCGACGCCGAGGCGCTGGTCCGGCAGCACGGCGTGAGCGCCCCGAGCATCTCAGGGGAGGAAGATGTTCTGCGCTGGCTGGCGAGTGAATACGGGTTGAGCTTCACTGACCTGGCGGACGTCGAACCGGACCGCCAGCTCCTCTCGCTGTTCCCGGCCCGGATTCTGCTCAAAGAGGAACTGCTGCCGCTGCGCAGGCTCAATGGGACGGTTGAGGTAGCGACCAGCCGATTATTTGCCACCCAAGGGCTCGATTCGCTCAAGACCATGACCGGCTTGAACCTCAAGCCGGTCCTGGCTTGCAGCGAGGCGATCCAGCGTGAGATGAAAAAGCGCCTGGGAGTGGGGGCCGATACCATTGGCACTTTGGGTGAGGAGGGCTCCTTTCAGGTCGTGGATGAGAACCCCGAGGAAGACACCGACCTGGACAACGCGGCGGAGGACGCCTCAATTATCCGCTTTGTCAACCAGGTGCTCCGCGACGCTATCGAATTGCGCGCTTCGGATATTCACCTTGAACCATTCGAGGACGAAATGCGCATCCGCTACCGCATCGACGGCGTGCTGCAGGATGTGCCGGTGCCCCCGCAGATCAAACGCTTTCAGCCTGCCATTGTTTCCCGCCTAAAAATTCTCAGCCACCTGAACATCGCCGAGAAACGGCTGCCCCAGGACGGGCGCATTAAAATCCGGATCGAGGATGCCGAGGTGGACATCCGCGTGTCAGTCATTCCCATGCTCCACGGCGAGGCGGTCGTCATGCGGTTATTGCGTCAGAACTCGACCCTGCGGGGCATAGTACAACTGGGGATGGACACGCACGAGCTCGATTCCTTTCAACGCGTACTGCAATTGCCCCATGGCATCATTCTGGTCACCGGCCCAACCGGCAGCGGCAAGACCTCGACTCTCTACACTGCCCTCAATGAAATCAACGATGCCGAGCGCAAAATCATCACCATCGAGGACCCGGTCGAATACCAACTCAAAGGCGTGAACCAAATCCAGGTCTCCGAAAAGGCGGGCCTCACCTTTGCCCGGGGGCTGCGCTCGATCCTGCGTCACGACCCGGATGTCATTCTGATTGGTGAAATTCGCGACCAGGAGACCGCGCAGATCGCCGTCCAGGCCTCCTTGACCGGTCACTTGGTCTTTTCGACTTTGCACACCAATGATGCCCCCGGTGCATTGACCCGCCTGGTGGATATGGGAGTTGAGCCCTACCTGGTGGCGTCCTCTCTCGAAGCGGTTCTGGCCCAGCGGCTCGTCCGTGTGCTGTGCGTGCATTGCAAACGGGAAGACCAATCGCCCGCCGCAATGGCATTCAAGGAACAGGTTGGCATCCCTGCCTCGACTACGATCTATACCTCCGTGGGCTGTCGCGAGTGCCGTCAGACCGGCTTTTTCGGACGGCACGCCATCTTCGAGTGGATGGATAGCAACAATGAAATTCGACAGTTGATCCTTAAAAATGGCTCGAGCGACTTGATACGCGACGCAGCCCGGCGCGCCGGGATGCGCACGCTTGCTGAAGACGGCTGGCGCTTGGTGGCCTTGGGCGTCACGACTGTTGAGGAAGTCCTGAGCGTGACTACCGCAAAAGAAGTGGCAGCGACAAAGAAATCAATCGCTGTGGGCGGTGCTCCCCACGAGAATTCCCCGGCGGAAGCGGCGCTGAGCCGGCGCTAA
- a CDS encoding type II secretion system F family protein, with protein sequence MALFQYKALQANGAVAEGQLEAPGRSEAFAQMANLGLRPVSLSEKAAAAAQPGLKLPVSFSGTFFKRAQKVSGRALENFTRLLSSLLAAGVPLSRALVILHKESSNPAAQAKWKEIHDFVVDGMSLADAMGKSPDTFPRVYTAMVQAGETGGFLDLVLAQIADFHAREKDLRSKVTAAMLYPCVLLVLALAVLVFLLTFFIPKFQTIFNGLGAALPLPTQIVLGASHIVRHYGFFVLMGLVLLFLLVRNWVASEKGRRVWEGLMLRTPIVGPLVAQFAMARFCRMLGTLLSAGVPLVKGLNVARKSIGNQILVDAVNQSIERVQQGGQLGASLAECRGLFPGSVVEMIAVAEESGKLDQELIRIANVTEGDLDRELKTAVAFAEPLLLFFIAGFIGTIFISMVLPIFTMQEYIK encoded by the coding sequence ATGGCCCTCTTTCAATACAAGGCCTTGCAAGCTAACGGCGCGGTGGCCGAAGGCCAACTCGAGGCCCCGGGCCGCTCCGAGGCCTTTGCCCAGATGGCCAACCTCGGCTTGCGCCCCGTGAGCCTCTCGGAAAAAGCCGCTGCTGCCGCGCAACCGGGACTTAAGCTGCCGGTTTCCTTCTCGGGGACGTTCTTCAAAAGGGCTCAGAAGGTCTCGGGCCGGGCCTTGGAAAACTTCACACGGTTGCTCTCGAGCCTTCTGGCTGCAGGCGTGCCCCTGAGCCGGGCGCTGGTCATTCTACACAAGGAATCCTCCAACCCGGCGGCCCAGGCCAAATGGAAAGAAATCCATGACTTTGTTGTGGACGGCATGTCGCTGGCCGACGCGATGGGCAAATCACCTGACACCTTCCCGCGAGTCTATACCGCCATGGTGCAGGCGGGGGAGACCGGCGGATTCCTGGACCTGGTGCTTGCCCAAATTGCTGACTTCCACGCGCGGGAGAAGGACCTGCGCTCGAAGGTGACTGCCGCCATGCTGTATCCGTGCGTGCTCCTGGTTCTGGCCTTGGCGGTACTGGTGTTCCTCTTGACGTTTTTCATTCCGAAGTTCCAAACCATCTTCAATGGATTGGGCGCCGCGCTCCCTTTGCCGACGCAGATAGTCCTGGGCGCCAGCCATATCGTGCGTCATTACGGCTTCTTCGTGCTGATGGGTCTTGTGCTCCTGTTCCTGCTGGTCCGCAACTGGGTTGCTTCTGAAAAAGGACGCCGGGTCTGGGAAGGGCTCATGTTGCGCACCCCCATTGTGGGGCCGCTGGTGGCTCAATTTGCCATGGCCCGCTTTTGCCGCATGCTGGGCACCTTGCTGAGCGCCGGCGTGCCTCTGGTCAAGGGCCTTAACGTCGCCCGCAAATCCATTGGCAACCAAATCCTGGTCGATGCCGTCAACCAATCCATCGAGCGGGTCCAGCAAGGCGGTCAGCTCGGGGCGAGCCTGGCCGAGTGCAGAGGGCTCTTTCCTGGGTCGGTTGTGGAAATGATAGCGGTTGCCGAGGAGAGCGGCAAACTTGACCAGGAACTCATTCGGATTGCCAATGTCACCGAAGGTGACCTGGATCGCGAACTCAAAACCGCCGTGGCTTTCGCCGAGCCTCTGTTGCTGTTTTTCATCGCCGGCTTTATCGGGACCATCTTCATCAGCATGGTGCTGCCGATCTTCACTATGCAGGAATACATCAAGTAA
- a CDS encoding ATP-dependent RNA helicase, with protein sequence MAEQLPIYEIEDGIVAGAREYRRLIISTPTGSGKSTQVPQMLLKHGLLGEGQVVVLQPRRLAARLLAARVAWERNSELGREVGYQIRFENVTSNQTRIRFVTEGVLLRQIIQDPQLRGVAAIIFDEFHERHLYGDITLARALDLQESQRPELKLLVMSATLDAAPLEDYLRPCRVLESQGRTFPVEIEFASGPGYLDKRPVWEQAAAAFGQFVNSGVPGGVLVFMPGSFEIAQTIEALRHCDESRGFVLLPLHGELAPREQDAAVARYETRKVVVATNVAETSITIEGVRCVIDSGLARIPRYDPYRGLNTLLIEKISRASADQRAGRAGRTAPGVCLRLWSREEHGHRPQQELPEVKRLDLAEVVLTLKAAGVEDLRRFRWLEAPSEQSLAHAEELLVDLGALRPATRAPSDAAPHPEPVAPVVSKPMESEGGSSFIPHPSSLNPELEISPVGRKMLAFPLHPRYARMLLAAQENGCVHQACLLAALTQGRDLLLRNIDRDSARFREDLLGDKAASDFWILMRAWNYAAKNQFRLEACRRLGIHMVTARQVGPLFQQFLDIARREKLQTEPRQVPEEALQKCILIGFSDRVARRVDGGTLRCELVHGRRGVLARESAVQSSPLLVVAEVREVEGKDKTVNTILSLATAIEEAWLRELFPDDLTTAVRVFYDATAKRVCAEELLRFRDLVIGTRRFEPPPAQEAAGLLAEEVCAGRLILKEWTHDVEQWILRLNCLAKWCPELDLPPITEEDRRHLIEQLCHGASGYKDIKDKPVKPLIKSWLSPAQQELLEKHAPERLTLGNGRAAKVVYEAGAQPHIALRIHDLFDVNSTPLIALGRVPVTVQILAPNMRPVQITQDLASFWREHYPRIKQELQRKYPKHHWR encoded by the coding sequence ATGGCGGAACAGTTGCCGATCTATGAAATTGAAGATGGGATCGTGGCGGGGGCGCGCGAATACCGGCGTCTGATCATTTCCACGCCCACCGGCTCTGGAAAATCCACACAGGTCCCGCAAATGCTGCTGAAGCACGGCCTGCTGGGAGAGGGGCAGGTGGTCGTGCTTCAACCCCGCCGGTTGGCGGCGCGGCTGCTGGCCGCCCGGGTGGCGTGGGAGCGCAACAGCGAGCTGGGGCGCGAAGTCGGCTATCAAATCCGCTTCGAGAATGTCACGAGCAACCAAACGCGGATTCGGTTTGTTACCGAAGGCGTGCTGCTGCGCCAAATAATCCAGGACCCCCAACTGCGCGGCGTGGCGGCCATTATCTTTGACGAATTCCACGAACGCCATCTCTACGGTGATATTACTCTGGCCCGCGCGCTGGACCTGCAGGAGTCCCAAAGACCCGAACTCAAGCTGCTCGTCATGTCCGCCACACTCGACGCAGCCCCGCTCGAGGATTATCTCCGGCCCTGCCGGGTGCTCGAATCGCAGGGCCGAACTTTTCCGGTGGAAATCGAGTTTGCCAGCGGCCCGGGTTACCTGGACAAGCGCCCGGTTTGGGAGCAAGCGGCGGCTGCTTTTGGCCAGTTCGTCAACTCGGGCGTTCCGGGCGGCGTGCTGGTGTTCATGCCTGGGAGTTTCGAGATTGCCCAGACCATCGAGGCGCTCCGCCATTGCGATGAGTCGAGAGGGTTTGTCTTGCTCCCATTGCACGGCGAGCTGGCCCCGCGCGAGCAGGACGCGGCGGTGGCGCGTTACGAGACCCGCAAAGTGGTGGTGGCGACCAACGTGGCTGAAACCTCGATCACCATCGAGGGTGTCCGGTGCGTCATCGACAGCGGCCTGGCCCGCATCCCCCGCTACGACCCCTACCGCGGGCTCAACACCCTGCTTATCGAGAAGATTAGCCGCGCCTCAGCTGACCAGCGGGCTGGGCGCGCGGGCCGGACGGCGCCCGGAGTCTGTCTTCGGCTCTGGTCGCGCGAGGAGCACGGGCATAGGCCTCAGCAGGAACTGCCCGAGGTCAAGCGGCTGGATTTGGCGGAAGTTGTTTTGACACTGAAGGCCGCAGGCGTTGAAGATTTGCGCCGATTCCGATGGCTCGAAGCTCCATCCGAGCAATCCCTGGCGCACGCCGAGGAGTTGCTGGTGGACCTGGGCGCCCTTAGGCCCGCAACGAGGGCCCCTTCAGACGCCGCCCCGCATCCCGAGCCTGTTGCCCCCGTGGTTTCCAAGCCAATGGAGTCCGAGGGTGGGAGTTCCTTCATTCCTCATCCTTCATCCCTCAACCCTGAACTGGAAATCTCGCCTGTGGGCCGCAAGATGCTGGCTTTTCCGCTGCATCCGCGCTATGCGCGCATGTTGCTTGCGGCACAGGAGAACGGGTGCGTACACCAGGCCTGCCTCCTGGCCGCCCTTACCCAAGGCCGGGATTTGCTCCTGCGCAACATCGATCGCGACAGCGCCCGTTTCCGCGAGGACCTTCTGGGCGACAAAGCCGCCAGCGATTTCTGGATTCTAATGCGGGCGTGGAATTACGCCGCGAAAAATCAGTTTCGTCTCGAGGCCTGCCGGCGCCTGGGCATCCACATGGTCACGGCGCGCCAGGTCGGCCCGTTATTTCAACAGTTCCTCGATATTGCGCGGCGCGAAAAACTCCAAACCGAGCCGCGTCAGGTCCCGGAAGAGGCGTTGCAGAAATGTATTCTCATTGGATTCAGCGACCGCGTGGCGCGCCGCGTCGATGGCGGGACGCTGCGCTGCGAGTTAGTCCATGGGCGTCGCGGGGTTTTGGCGCGCGAGAGCGCAGTCCAGAGCAGTCCGTTGCTGGTAGTAGCGGAGGTGCGGGAGGTGGAAGGCAAAGACAAAACGGTGAACACTATATTGAGCCTGGCCACGGCCATCGAGGAGGCCTGGCTGCGTGAGTTGTTTCCCGATGATCTCACAACCGCGGTGCGCGTCTTTTATGATGCAACGGCCAAACGGGTTTGCGCCGAAGAACTACTCCGGTTCCGCGACCTGGTCATCGGCACGCGCCGCTTTGAGCCGCCGCCGGCCCAGGAAGCGGCTGGTTTGCTGGCCGAGGAAGTGTGTGCTGGCCGGCTAATTCTAAAGGAGTGGACCCATGATGTGGAGCAGTGGATATTAAGGCTCAACTGCCTTGCCAAGTGGTGTCCGGAACTCGATCTGCCGCCCATCACCGAGGAGGACCGGCGTCATCTGATCGAACAGCTTTGCCATGGCGCATCGGGCTACAAGGATATAAAAGACAAACCTGTCAAACCGCTGATAAAGAGCTGGCTCAGCCCGGCTCAGCAAGAATTGCTCGAAAAACACGCGCCCGAGCGCCTGACGCTGGGAAATGGGCGCGCGGCAAAGGTGGTTTATGAAGCCGGAGCGCAGCCGCATATCGCTTTGCGCATCCATGACCTCTTCGACGTGAACTCCACGCCACTCATTGCCTTGGGACGCGTCCCGGTAACCGTTCAGATTCTGGCGCCCAACATGCGGCCAGTGCAAATCACCCAGGACCTTGCCAGCTTCTGGCGCGAACATTACCCCCGTATCAAACAGGAACTGCAGCGGAAATACCCTAAACACCATTGGCGGTGA